One window from the genome of Hemitrygon akajei chromosome 4, sHemAka1.3, whole genome shotgun sequence encodes:
- the LOC140726682 gene encoding serine protease 23-like has translation MVARPALLILLCSIKHVVMRKAEWQKSYVPAIYPKATVTLESAHFEGKAKLKVTSQCGLDCHKRAPLPTYENLREYLSYEILYLNGSRTLTDVDIHGFIAAGFGHEQKHGNSVRTKRQIFGLDSRFSILSKNLLFNYPFSTSVKISTGCTGTLVSAKHVLTAAHCVHDGKNYVKNAQKMKVGFFKTKQREKGRVINQINPLLPEKPRFHWIRVKRTYIPKGWIKGSANDVGMDYDYAILELKRAHKKPFMKIGVAPPREKLPGGRIHFSGFDNDRPGDLVYRFCLVKDETYDLLYQHCDAQPGASGSGVYIRMWNRQIRKWERKVVGIFSGHQWVDKNGMQQDYNVAVRITPLKYAQICFWIKGNYIDCRDG, from the coding sequence ATGGTGGCCAGGCCAGCTCTTCTCATTTTGCTTTGTTCCATTAAACATGTGGTGATGCGCAAGGCTGAATGGCAGAAATCTTACGTACCTGCGATTTACCCCAAGGCAACTGTTACACTGGAGAGTGCGCATTTTGAAGGTAAAGCCAAGCTGAAGGTAACTTCGCAGTGTGGGTTAGACTGTCACAAAAGAGCACCCCTGCCAACCTATGAAAATCTGAGAGAATATTTGTCTTATGAAATTTTGTACCTAAATGGAAGCAGAACTCTCACAGATGTGGATATCCATGGCTTCATTGCTGCTGGTTTCGGACATGAACAGAAGCACGGAAACAGCGTAAGAACAAAAAGACAGATCTTTGGCTTGGACTCTCGATTCAGCATCTTGTcgaaaaatttgctgttcaattaTCCGTTTTCAACTTCGGTGAAAATCTCTACGGGTTGCACCGGGACCTTGGTATCTGCTAAACATGTTTTGACTGCTGCTCATTGTGTTCATGATGGCAAGAACTACGTGAAAAATGCACAAAAGATGAAAGTTGGATTCTTTAAAACCAAACAGAGAGAGAAGGGACGAGTCATAAACCAAATCAACCCACTTCTTCCAGAGAAGCCTCGATTCCATTGGATTAGGGTGAAGCGGACATACATTCCAAAGGGGTGGATCAAAGGTTCAGCAAATGATGTTGGCATGGATTATGACTACGCAATTCTGGAACTGAAGAGAGCTCACAAGAAACCCTTCATGAAAATAGGAGTTGCTCCTCCTCGGGAGAAGCTGCCCGGTGGCCGGATTCACTTTTCCGGGTTTGATAATGATCGTCCCGGGGATCTTGTGTATCGTTTCTGCTTGGTTAAAGATGAAACCTATGACCTCCTGTATCAGCACTGTGACGCTCAGCCCGGGGCCAGTGGCTCAGGTGTTTACATCCGAATGTGGAACAGGCAAATTCGGAAGTGGGAACGAAAAGTGGTTGGGATATTTTCAGGTCACCAGTGGGTGGATAAGAACGGCATGCAGCAAGATTACAATGTAGCTGTTCGCATCACTCCTCTGAAGTATGCTCAGATTTGTTTCTGGATTAAAGGAAATTATATTGACTGTAGGGATGGATGA